A genomic stretch from Ovis canadensis isolate MfBH-ARS-UI-01 breed Bighorn chromosome 5, ARS-UI_OviCan_v2, whole genome shotgun sequence includes:
- the LECT2 gene encoding leukocyte cell-derived chemotaxin-2, with amino-acid sequence MFSTGTLLLAALISPALAGPWAIICAGKSSNEIRTCDAHGCGQYTAQRNQKLHQGVDVLCSDGSTVYAPFTGKIMGQEKPYKNKNAINNGVRISGRGFCIKMFYIKPIKYKGSIKKGEKLGTLLPLQKVYPGIQSHIHIENCDLSDPTVYL; translated from the exons atgTTTTCCACAGGAACCCTCCTTCTGGCTGCTCTGATTTCACCTG CACTGGCTGGACCATGGGCTATTATCTGTGCTGGCAAGTCTTCCAATGAGATCCGGACATGTGATGCTCATGGCTGTGGCCAGTACACGGCTCAGAG AAATCAGAAGCTTCACCAGGGTGTAGATGTCCTGTGCTCAGATGGCTCTACTGTTTATGCACCTTTCACCGGAAAGATCATGGGCCAGGAAAAaccttataaaaacaaaaatgccatCAATAATGGTGTTCGGATCTCTGGAAGAG gtTTCTGCATTAAAATGTTCTACATCAAGCCAATTAAATATAAAGGTTCTATCAAGAAGGGAGAAAAACTGGGCACTCTGCTGCCCTTGCAAAAAGTTTATCCTGGAATACAGTCCCACATACATATTGAAAACTGTGACTTGAGTGATCCTACTGTGTACCTATAG
- the LOC138441316 gene encoding LOW QUALITY PROTEIN: F-box/LRR-repeat protein 21-like (The sequence of the model RefSeq protein was modified relative to this genomic sequence to represent the inferred CDS: substituted 2 bases at 2 genomic stop codons), whose product MKRNRLSFMNKVLLSSPAVKQPRLGCCSPLSQAHMRAARLDXGSLPHRVVLCVFQYLPLIDRARASSVCRRWNEVFHIPDLWRKFEFELNQSATSYFNSTHPDLIQQIIKKHAAHLQYVSFKVDSSTESAEAACGILSQLVNCSTQTLGLISTAKPSFMTMSKSHFVSALTVLFVNSKSLLSIKIEDTPVDDPSLSILVANNSDTLRRLKMSSCPHVSSDGILCVADHCQGLRELALNYYMLSDELLLALSNETHVNLEHLRIDVVSENPGQIEFHSIKRQSWDAFIKHSPGVNVVMYFFLYEEEMETFFKEETPVTHLYFGRSVSKEILGRLSLNCPXPVELVVCANGIQVIDNELICIAEHCKNLTALGLSECEVSCTAFIEFVRLCGRKLTHLSIMEDVLIPDDVCSLDEIHTEVSKYLGRIWFPDVMPLW is encoded by the exons ATGAAGAGGAACCGTTTATCTTTCATGAATAAAGTTCTCCTGTCCTCACCTGCAGTGAAACAGCCAAGACTTGGGTGCTGTTCTCCTCTCAGCCAGGCTCACATGCGTGCTGCTCGTCTGGACTAGGGGAGTTTGCCCCACCGCGTAGTGTTATGTGTTTTCCAGTATCTTCCTTTAATAGATCGAGCCCGGGCATCTTCTGTCTGTAGGAGATGGAATGAAGTTTTCCACATACCTGACCTTTGGAGAAAGTTTGAGTTTGAGCTGAACCAGTCAGCTACTTCATATTTTAACTCCACTCATCCTGATCTCATTCAGCAGATCATTAAAAAGCATGCTGCCCATCTCCAGTATGTCAGCTTTAAG GTTGATAGTAGTACTGAGTCAGCAGAAGCTGCCTGTGGTATACTTTCTCAGCTGGTAAATTGTTCTACCCAGACTTTGGGCTTGATTTCAACAGCCAAGCCAAGTTTTATGACTATGTCAAAg TCTCATTTTGTGTCAGCACTTACAGTTCTTTTTGTTAACTCAAAATCATTGTTGTCAATCAAAATTGAAGACACGCCAGTGGATGATCCTTCTTTGAGCATTCTTGTGGCCAATAATAGTGATACTCTAAGACGCCTAAAAATGAGTAGCTGTCCTCATGTTTCATCTGAtg GAATCCTTTGTGTAGCTGACCATTGTCAAGGTCTGAGAGAACTGGCATTGAATTATTACATGCTAAGTGATGAACTTCTCCTGGCGCTTTCAAATGAGACTCATGTTAACCTTGAGCATCTTCGAATAGATGTTGTGAGTGAAAATCCTGGACAAATTGAATTTCATTCTATTAAAAGACAAAGTTGGGATGCATTTATTAAACACTCCCCTGGAGTGAATGTTGTTATGTACTTCTTTTTATATGAAGAGGAAATGGAGACGTTCTTCAAAGAAGAAACCCCTGTTACTCATCTTTATTTTGGTCGATCAGTAAGCAAAGAGATTCTAGGACGGCTAAGTCTTAACTGTCCCTGACCAGTAGAGTTGGTTGTATGTGCTAATGGTATTCAGGTCATTGATAATGAACTTATTTGTATTGCTGAACACTGTAAAAACTTAACAGCCTTGGGCCTCAGTGAATGTGAAGTTAGCTGCACTGCATTCATTGAGTTTGTAAGACTGTGTGGGAGAAAGCTAACCCACCTCTCCATCATGGAGGACGTTTTGATACCTGATGATGTTTGTAGCCTGGATGAAATTCACACTGAAGTCTCCAAATACCTGGGAAGAATATGGTTTCCTGATGTCATGCCTCTCTGGTAA